The genome window TTGTCTAGATCAGTTAACCGGTCAATCAACGTTTCGGCCGCTCCGGCTTGTACGGCTTTGTGCCTAGTTTGTTTCAGTAAGCACAAGGCGAAAAGAGCTCGAACGCCGATCCTCAACGCGCGTGGATACGAACTTAGGTTTTTCAATATATCGGTAACGCCGGCGAAGATTTCATCCACATTGCAAATCTCAGCTCGGAGATCTGATGATCTCATTCCGGCGAGAACGGTTTCGATGAGTGAAGCTGAGTTAACTCGTACTTCGATCGAGGAATGGAACAAGAGTTCCGACAAATACACCACTCTGTTCGAATCTGAACCGATCCCCGTGCACTCAGACTCAGTGAGTTGAAACATCACCAAAACCGCAAGCGCCTCCTGGCTCAACTCCGACGAACCGGAACTCACATCGGAAAACAAAATCCTCATCAGTATCTCCCTAGCCTCATGAGAACAAATCACGTTCCGATTCTTCTCCGACTCCCGAGCCAACCCCTTGAGTCGAACCAAAGCAGAATGACGAACCGAAAACGGATTCGAAACCGTTGAAGCCTGGTTCAACAACGACCTAACCATACCCGGTTCAGCCGGTTGTTTAGGCGTGGGAATTCGTTCAATACCAAAAGCCCGGTTCGCAACGCACCAATCTTGTATAAGCCGGCGAAGTGTATGGTTAGGGATGAGAGTGAAATCCGAGAGCGGTGCTCGTGTGACCGGACAAGTGGTGTTGCCGGTAGCAGCCCATGACTCGATACTGGTTCGGTC of Gossypium raimondii isolate GPD5lz chromosome 3, ASM2569854v1, whole genome shotgun sequence contains these proteins:
- the LOC105795242 gene encoding U-box domain-containing protein 26; the protein is MPGSIEPLDLCNVQVPYYFRCPISLELMRDPVTVSTGQTYDRTSIESWAATGNTTCPVTRAPLSDFTLIPNHTLRRLIQDWCVANRAFGIERIPTPKQPAEPGMVRSLLNQASTVSNPFSVRHSALVRLKGLARESEKNRNVICSHEAREILMRILFSDVSSGSSELSQEALAVLVMFQLTESECTGIGSDSNRVVYLSELLFHSSIEVRVNSASLIETVLAGMRSSDLRAEICNVDEIFAGVTDILKNLSSYPRALRIGVRALFALCLLKQTRHKAVQAGAAETLIDRLTDLDKCDAERALATIELLCRIPSGCSAFASHALTVPLLVKTILRISDRATEYAAGALMALCSESEQSQKDAVSAGVLTQLLLLVQSDCTDRAKRKAQMLLKLLRDSWPEDSIGNSDDFACSEIVPF